The proteins below come from a single Falco peregrinus isolate bFalPer1 chromosome Z, bFalPer1.pri, whole genome shotgun sequence genomic window:
- the GNG10 gene encoding guanine nucleotide-binding protein G(I)/G(S)/G(O) subunit gamma-10 has product MSSGGSLSTMQRLVEQLKLEAAVERIKVSQAAAELQQYCMQNACKDALLVGVPAGSNPFREPRSCALL; this is encoded by the exons ATGTCGTCGGGCGGCAGCCTGAGCACCATGCAGCGGCTGGTGGAGCAGCTGAAGCTGGAGGCGGCCGTGGAGCGGATCAAG gtCTCTCAGGCAGCTGCCGAACTCCAGCAGTACTGTATGCAAAATGCCTGCAAAGATGCCTTGCTTGTCGGGGTTCCTGCAGGGAGCAATCCCTTTCGAGAACCCCGATCCTGTGCTCTACTCTGA